The DNA window aggaattatatttgaatgtattttatttatagaaTAAAAATCTTTTCGATTAAATTGTCTattaatttcattattCATTTCAAAACTTATTTTAGTTATCATATCACTATTCAtatcattaaaaaattcGCTAGATATTTTACCAATCATTTCACTATTCATATCACTACTATATATGTCattattactatatatatcactactatatatgttattactatatatgtcattattactatatatgttattacTATATATGTCATTACTATACATATCACTATTAAATTCactatatatatctatattattattatcatcatcattattattttgtttaaattctttaacaatttttaaagtttttatttcattattattcttatcatcattaattaatccttcattattatttacatatatttcaaaaGATGTATTACTTTTTAATGTTAACATGTCATTATTAACATAACATGTACTAAACAATTTACatatctttttaaaaaaaaatatataattataaatatttccTTCATTTAATGGTTTCTTAAGAGaataatatcttttataataaaataaaattgaaTTTATATCTGATTGGAATTTATTTCTTCCCATATgcaaaaataataaaaaactATTCATaatcttttttaaatttaataattttttataatctATATTActcatatttatatgctCAATATATGTATTCATTGTCTTACAAAAAGAATGtaatttcttatttattaaacATACTGGAGAATTCTTTATATTACTCtcattaaaatatattttatatcttttcccgttatatttatttataggtataaataaatttatacgattttgtacatttatttttaaatgtacCATTATACTTTTCTCATCAAATACTTCTCCTTTAAAATTTTctactttttttaatatatcattacTTATATCATATCCTAATATTAAACTATTACTTCTTctcatattatatgttatgTTATATCCTAcatcttttaatttttttattaatacgAAATTACTaaacaaattaaatttaCCAGCAACGAAAAATGTATATGGTTTATTAGAACTATCTTTCAATAATTCAGTACAACCCTTTTGTTTCTCTCTATTCAAAATGTAatcattatattctttttcaaaataatacTTATTTAACACTCTTAATATCTGTACTTTTCTTTTCTCATCTAAAATATCTTTATCATCTAAAGTGTCTTCTGATTTTATAACATCTTTATTATCTAAAGTGTCTTCTGATTTTATAacatctttattattatctaaaATGTCTTCTGATTTTATAacatctttattattatctaaaGTGTCTTCTGATTTTATAacatctttattattatctaaaGTGTCTTCTGATTTTATAACATCTTTATCATCTAAAATGTCTTTTTCAATATTACACTTTTGTATCTCTTGACAATAATTCTTATctacttttttattacttttcTCTGTTGATTTTAGGCTATAATTCTTTGGACTCTTTTGtctttcctttttatttattggTTTATTAAGAGGGGtcttattcttattattatttcggttaatattatgatcaCTTTTGATATtcttatcatttatttctCTGTGGCCATTCATTTTATTAGAACATGTCTTCGTGGTACCTTTCGATGTGCTTGAACTTTTTAGGCCTTCATTTGTAGTCATTAAAATTGGCACAGTTAGATTGGGCATTTTTAAATTCGAAATGGTTTTATTAGGTACCTTTTCGATGGGTGTCTTTTCCATAGGAACATTTctatttaattcttttagTATGTTTTCTTGAGAGATGAATTTTCTTTCTATTGTATCTATTTCAATTTCATCCTTCATCATATTCTTAAGAGgcacatttttttcttgttcgtttttttttttttttttttttttcttcacatttgaattattaaatatttctcCCTGTACACAAATTTGTCttccatttttatatttacttGTTTCTATATTTGTATCAACAACATTTCTGCTTTGTAAAACATTATTTAgttgattattattttgtactttatataattcCTTGTGTTCACTTTGTTCTATTTTATGTTCTGTTTGTATTTCTGCTTGTATATGTTGTTCGTGTTTATTAGGAGTTTTTTCAACTTTTGTTCTCTTCCTGCGTTTGCATCCTATATCTAATTCATTATCCGATATTAAAgttcttttatttattagaTTCTTAGAATTGAATAGATGAAATGTGTTTCTTTTTCCgttatgaatattatttgatgCACTTTTTCTATGATCTATCGAATTTATGattttatcatcatcattattatgatcATTATAGATATGACCATGTTCATGTTCATGATTATGAtgatttaatttatttatttttatttttttatctttctgattataattttcataatcCGAAATGgattttcttttaaaaaaaattttattattaattttttcgttatttttattaatatctataatatttgttggatttatatttctctTTGTAATTTTATTACTATTTAATTCACTTCTCACAAGGCTGTTATCGCTACTAGATTCACTTTCATCGTTTtcatcttcttcatttatatttactgTAATTTCTAGATTTTCTCCATAGAAATTGACAATCGAAATTTTTCTTGATTTATTCCTTTGTTCTTTAGTATGATCACCTAAatctatattttcttttttctcttGATTCAAAGGTTTTTCCGAATTACaatgtttattattagaaGAGTAGCAAACATCACgttcattattattattattgttattattattattgttgttattattattattgttgttattattattattgttgttattatcattattgttgttattatcattattgttgttattattattattgttgttattatcattattgttgttattatcattattgttgttattatcatttttacttttacttttattattatcatttttatttttattatttttattcgAAGGAACATTTTTGTCTTTTTCACTTgaatcttttttttttaagatcgtatcacatattttattttttttcatatccTTAGATATGTTatcaataatattattacttacAGAATTATcacataaataattatgtttataacatttttcttttatattttttcctgAACATAATTCTATATTTTTGGTGTCAGGAGCTTCAAATAAGTCCTTTTCGCCAGTCGTATTTAAAGGATCTAGTTTTATTATAGGgctattattttttttttcatttaaccatatattattagaaatgtctattttttttaatattgtattttttgaatatgaatctaaatttttaaaattattgtTATCTTTTATGAAACAATCGGGATTATCCAAAAAGTTTTCATTCgatttattattcttatgataatcattaaatatttcacagctattattattattttgtatctccttattattatcattttgtatctcatcacttttattattattttgtatctccttattattatcattttgtatctcatcacttttattattttttatgtcatcactattattattttttatgtcatcatttttattattttttatgtccttactattatcattttgtatctcatcactattattattttttatgtcatcatttttattattttttatgtccttactattatcattttttatgtcctcattatttttatgcgtaacattattttgtttattatttttcgCTTTGAAAAAGTgtgttattttatttgtgtattctattttttttaatttattatcattcGGATTTTTCTTATCTTTCTCATTTTGTTTCTTCTTCCTATTTTCAGTTgaatctttttttttttctttatctttttcataCAATGTATTTACATTACCTtcctttatattattcatatttttcttgTCATATATAAGAAACGCTCTTCTTTATtccaaaaaaattattacacACATATGTGCACATATAAGAGCACACgcacatacatatatatatatatatatatatatatatatatatttatttatttattttattcttgttcttatatatattaccctttatttatatgtcatttaaaaaaaaaaagagagagagagaaaaagagaaagaaagaaagaagGAAGGTAACTAAGAAAGAAAGTGAGTAGGAAAGAAAGTAACtaagaaagaaagaaagtGAGTAGGAAAGAAAGTAACTAAGAAAGAAAGGAAGTACGTAAGAAAGTAAGAAAGTAAGAACGTAAGAACGAAATAAAGGATAAgggaaaataaaaaaaaaaaaaatagcTATGCcttaacatatatattatatatatatatatatatatatatatatttaagaaTACACGGGACATAAGAATAAGATGATGTATTcgtataaatattatattaagaaaaaaaaataNNNNNNNNNNNNNNNNNNNNNNNNNNNNNNNNNNNNNNNNNNNNNNNNNNNNNNNNNNNNNNNNNNNNNNNNNNNNNNNNNNNNNNNNNNNNNNNNNNNNNNNNNNNNNNNNNNNNNNNNNNNNNNNNNNNNNNNNNNNNNNNNNNNNNNNNNNNNNNNNNNNNNNNNNNNNNNNNNNNNNNNNNNNNNNNNNNNNNNNNNNNNNNNNNNNNNNNNNNNNNNNNNNNNNNNNNNNNNNNNNNNNNNNNNNNNNNNNNNNNNNNNNNNNNNNNNNNNNNNNNNNNNNNNNNNNNNNNNNNNNNNNNNNNNNNNNNNNNNNNNNNNNNNNNNNNNNNNNNNNNNNNNNNNNNNNNNNNNNNNNNNNNNNNNNNNNtatatatatatatttttttttatgctATATTTTTCGTATATTACACaaatttttaaatcatATGAACTATAATACTAGTAATAATACAAGCTCCTaaggaaataataaaaaaaaatataaaataaaaggcatattattataataaggAGAGTACAtcaatatttaaataattaaatttttaataataataataatatatatatattatatatatatttgaaataataaaaaaataaaaattatcGGTTAATGCTATGCACCTAtaatttccttttttttttttctttttttttttttttttaaaaaggaGAAAAACGAATTATGAGGTCATAAagatttattatattaaaagaggacacatttatttttttttaatatattttattattttaataatatatttatatttttcttttattctaataaaaagaagagataaattcattaattatataatatataagggaattatttattttcctcTCATTTCCTattgttttcttttttaaaaactCTATGAGTATAATTTTACATCTTATCAGGatatttttacaatattCCATAAAACATCAAGacacaaaaataaaatacaaaaagaaaaaaaaaaaaaaaaagaaaagaaaaaaatttaatacatatatatattataaatatatataatatataagtatatttatacatacattataaatatatattaattatatatatatatatatatattctcGAATGgtcttttttaaatttatttattctgtgagacttatttattatatgaaattttatattttaaataaacaCAAAAATTTGaacttttaaaaattaatatatatatatatatatatatattaagaaaaattaaaataaaaaatatatataattttttaaaaatccagataattaaaaaattacatgAATATTTAAGTCCCATGATGTTATATTActctttatatatatatatatatatatatatatttattatgtatgCATCATCTATGTCCTGcttacatttttatataaagaaagaatgtattttttttttctttttttctctttctTTGTCCCTCatgattttatatatatgtgctaagaaaataaattataacaagtttatattaatatgaataatttaGTATCTTTATCTTTACATGCGGgtattatgtttatatatatatatatatatatatatatatatatatcatcaatcattcataagaaaaaaaagaaaaaataaaatacatttttataaaacatatttgTTTAGTAAACAAATTTGtctttaataaaaaaaaaaaaaaaaaaattatacaacgtataacaaatattattcaaataataaaataatagCAGCATTTAAAATAGTTCatttttatactttttttttgtcaggatataaatatattgagatatgtatatattataatatatattatttatttgtatttattagGCTTTATTACCTTTTgatgttttttttttaaatataaatataaacatgaatatataaatatatatatatataatatattatgtacaAAGGGTTCATCcttaaatattatatatatatataaatttttcatatatgtataaacatttgttcattaaataaatatataatatatatatatatatatatatatatatatatatataatataatatatgcaaaaatatttcttctttttaatttaataaataaataatacatgtgaagaaataaaatatttgttctttctatataattttttttccacAAATAAcaggaaaatatattatatatattatatatatatatataattatgtagattttttttatattgttaatttaaaaatttttatgaaaacAAAGGGGGGTAAtcttaaataataaaataaataagtaaatatatatatatatatatatattattaatatgaaccatttatttataataaatcatatatataatatataatatttatttatcataaaacattccacatatatatatatatatatatatatttatttatttatttattttatattattttaccTCGAACGAGCTCAATGATTTGTTtcttatttaaaaagaagaaaGCATGAACGTTAAAGATGTGGATACTCTTTTAGATATTTTTAGAGGAGGGCCAGGTGTTCATACTTGCTCAGGTAtagaaaattattttttagaAAACAATACCTTAGATAttgatattaaaaaagaattcaTAAAAAAGTTGGAGAACCCcacatttttatcaaaGTTTTGTATGTTAAAGAGAAAGTTCGTTTATAACTTTTTTCTAGTCAAAAAGGaaattgtaaaaaaaaggtTATGGACTTATATAGAAAATGTAGTtgataaattaaatgatgatgatattataaaagtacataaatatttagaAAAGGAATCTGGGAATGTTATTCATAcctttttaaataatttatatttgtataaagatatggaaaataaaagaacaaGAAAGAAAAATCGANNNNNNNaaaaaaaaaaaaaaaaaaaaaaaagaaacaatcatgatatatataataattgtaatataaattcgaataaattatattgtaatttaccttt is part of the Plasmodium reichenowi strain SY57 chromosome 4, whole genome shotgun sequence genome and encodes:
- a CDS encoding hypothetical protein (conserved Plasmodium protein, unknown function), which translates into the protein MNNIKEGNVNTLYEKDKEKKKDSTENRKKKQNEKDKKNPNDNKLKKIEYTNKITHFFKAKNNKQNNVTHKNNEDIKNDNSKDIKNNKNDDIKNNNSDEIQNDNSKDIKNNKNDDIKNNNSDDIKNNKSDEIQNDNNKEIQNNNKSDEIQNDNNKEIQNNNNSCEIFNDYHKNNKSNENFLDNPDCFIKDNNNFKNLDSYSKNTILKKIDISNNIWLNEKKNNSPIIKLDPLNTTGEKDLFEAPDTKNIELCSGKNIKEKCYKHNYLCDNSVSNNIIDNISKDMKKNKICDTILKKKDSSEKDKNVPSNKNNKNKNDNNKSKSKNDNNNNNDNNNNNDNNNNNNNNNNNDNNNNNDNNNNNNNNNNNNNNNNNNNNNNNNNERDVCYSSNNKHCNSEKPLNQEKKENIDLGDHTKEQRNKSRKISIVNFYGENLEITVNINEEDENDESESSSDNSLVRSELNSNKITKRNINPTNIIDINKNNEKINNKIFFKRKSISDYENYNQKDKKIKINKLNHHNHEHEHGHIYNDHNNDDDKIINSIDHRKSASNNIHNGKRNTFHLFNSKNLINKRTLISDNELDIGCKRRKRTKVEKTPNKHEQHIQAEIQTEHKIEQSEHKELYKVQNNNQLNNVLQSRNVVDTNIETSKYKNGRQICVQGEIFNNSNVKKKKKKKKNEQEKNVPLKNMMKDEIEIDTIERKFISQENILKELNRNVPMEKTPIEKVPNKTISNLKMPNLTVPILMTTNEGLKSSSTSKGTTKTCSNKMNGHREINDKNIKSDHNINRNNNKNKTPLNKPINKKERQKSPKNYSLKSTEKSNKKVDKNYCQEIQKCNIEKDILDDKDVIKSEDTLDNNKDVIKSEDTLDNNKDVIKSEDILDNNKDVIKSEDTLDNKDVIKSEDTLDDKDILDEKRKVQILRVLNKYYFEKEYNDYILNREKQKGCTELLKDSSNKPYTFFVAGKFNLFSNFVLIKKLKDVGYNITYNMRRSNSLILGYDISNDILKKVENFKGEVFDEKSIMVHLKINVQNRINLFIPINKYNGKRYKIYFNESNIKNSPVCLINKKLHSFCKTMNTYIEHINMSNIDYKKLLNLKKIMNSFLLFLHMGRNKFQSDINSILFYYKRYYSLKKPLNEGNIYNYIFFFKKICKLFSTCYVNNDMLTLKSNTSFEIYVNNNEGLINDDKNNNEIKTLKIVKEFKQNNNDDDNNNIDIYSEFNSDMYSNDIYSNNIYSNNDIYSNNIYSSDIYSNNDIYSSDMNSEMIGKISSEFFNDMNSDMITKISFEMNNEINRQFNRKDFYSINKIHSNIIPSNILYSNIIPSNILYSNIIPSNILYSRNNSKFIVDKQEHILKHDSNKIHNSQVTLHNEDDLKNNYLNKDISTDPNFSSFDYISSDDMDYYNHDQREDQHVKQQRKEKQNIQNQQQKGNVNVNDNNNINIYDNNNVNIYDNIHPKNPQVDSYNSLQERNNDIKEKINFDEHIILENMKRSEKLININNLWSSFFEPNSLYEIAGHRNEILKLYKFIKKKINNKLNDKKYEYLDFSEKSTEYNNKCVQVDNVNIIFLLYPPNCGVKRLVELTCYACDLCPIYESKVQKYKNINYFFKYTHGLKGISIYNANRLDKHSMNELNTRNDVCICLYEDKNYIINNFNNFTLPILDNINHLLIKFSYPSKKALFYRCFAVSSCIIKNLRKKTFKILFEICKLKNLSYSIESIYNKVHLISSYINYIKANESSVNNISTNRISHHVHTMDTFDYEESQRIHHDKRFVSNGNINNNDIIYKKNVHVNNSNGYMDNKTTLFWNHPQIKNDDKKNNDKEKNDDNKKKNNDDDKKNKDDDKKNNDDNNNNNNNNSNNNNNSNNNNNNSNNNNNNSSNNNNNSSNNKYFGKRKCKENSYEGIKYGKDDFCFPNNIIYEYIRTHLLNRFVIHNYEDIEEDIYDDYNVNNIEEDNLKKLNQLNKEYYFYGGFDLEEIYNIIYDSYDKLYIHNPSFILDFNINKNDNMLEDKIDYLYVDEKSQKDRQRILMNNLELFLYASILLKSKDINISYIAVDMAIYWNKFLYMNPCFTKKKKIKTKKKNNIQINVYQKEQSINFNNNDYINQIKLKDHLKNKTDKCNKGYNDKVKKYKQLIMHFNCPFNFSSANIVYDILHNNKVVNFNVKKKGVL